One genomic window of Branchiostoma floridae strain S238N-H82 chromosome 4, Bfl_VNyyK, whole genome shotgun sequence includes the following:
- the LOC118414544 gene encoding tetraspanin-18-like isoform X1: MDSEGGCYNCMKYLLFVFNLLFWLSGAALLGVGIWVIVAQQSFITLVGDNPLFITGAYILIGVGAFVFFVGFLGCCGAIKESKCMLILFFILLLLIFAAEIVAAVLAFMFRAKTEQVLSDMMNKTLQEDYKGPKAQDPTSAAWNYVQIIFGCCGTTGYKDWLTSDWVQNQGQGTRMDFPSSCCTRDKLSLDNLPKNQTACYANPDDPMFMNSGGCFEKMKSEFQQKILIIAIVGIAIAAVMILGMVFSICMVRNMEENTRM; this comes from the exons ATGGACTCAGAAGGAGGATGTTATAACTGCATGAAGTACTTGTTGTTTGTCTTCAACCTGCTTTTCTGG CTATCGGGAGCAGCCCTGCTGGGTGTGGGGATCTGGGTCATCGTGGCGCAGCAGAGTTTCATCACGCTGGTCGGGGACAACCCCCTCTTCATCACCGGCGCATACATCCTCATCGGGGTCGGAGCTTTCGTGTTCTTCGTCGGCTTCCTGGGCTGCTGTGGCGCCATCAAGGAGAGCAAGTGCATGCTCATCCTG TTCTTCATCCTCCTCCTGCTGATCTTCGCGGCTGAGATCGTGGCCGCCGTGCTGGCTTTCATGTTCAGAGCTAAG ACGGAGCAGGTTTTGTCAGACATGATGAACAAGACACTGCAGGAAGACTACAAAGGACCCAAGGCTCAGGACCCCACATCTGCCGCATGGAACTACGTCCAGATCATC TTTGGCTGCTGTGGTACAACAGGCTACAAGGACTGGCTGACATCGGACTGGGTTCAGAACCAGGGGCAGGGCACACGGATGGACTTCCCCTCCTCCTGCTGCACCAGGGACAAGCTCTCGCTCGACAACCTGCCCAAGAACCAGACCGCCTGCTACGCCAATCCTGACGACCCCATGTTCATGAACTCCGGG GGCTGTTTTGAGAAGATGAAATCAGAGTTCCAACAGAAGATTCTCATCATCGCTATCGTAGGAATCGCCATCGCAGCAGTCATG ATCCTTGGCATGGTGTTCTCCATCTGTATGGTGCGGAACATGGAGGAAAA cACCAGGATGTAG
- the LOC118414544 gene encoding tetraspanin-18-like isoform X2, producing the protein MDSEGGCYNCMKYLLFVFNLLFWLSGAALLGVGIWVIVAQQSFITLVGDNPLFITGAYILIGVGAFVFFVGFLGCCGAIKESKCMLILFFILLLLIFAAEIVAAVLAFMFRAKTEQVLSDMMNKTLQEDYKGPKAQDPTSAAWNYVQIIFGCCGTTGYKDWLTSDWVQNQGQGTRMDFPSSCCTRDKLSLDNLPKNQTACYANPDDPMFMNSGGCFEKMKSEFQQKILIIAIVGIAIAAVMILGMVFSICMVRNMEEKEV; encoded by the exons ATGGACTCAGAAGGAGGATGTTATAACTGCATGAAGTACTTGTTGTTTGTCTTCAACCTGCTTTTCTGG CTATCGGGAGCAGCCCTGCTGGGTGTGGGGATCTGGGTCATCGTGGCGCAGCAGAGTTTCATCACGCTGGTCGGGGACAACCCCCTCTTCATCACCGGCGCATACATCCTCATCGGGGTCGGAGCTTTCGTGTTCTTCGTCGGCTTCCTGGGCTGCTGTGGCGCCATCAAGGAGAGCAAGTGCATGCTCATCCTG TTCTTCATCCTCCTCCTGCTGATCTTCGCGGCTGAGATCGTGGCCGCCGTGCTGGCTTTCATGTTCAGAGCTAAG ACGGAGCAGGTTTTGTCAGACATGATGAACAAGACACTGCAGGAAGACTACAAAGGACCCAAGGCTCAGGACCCCACATCTGCCGCATGGAACTACGTCCAGATCATC TTTGGCTGCTGTGGTACAACAGGCTACAAGGACTGGCTGACATCGGACTGGGTTCAGAACCAGGGGCAGGGCACACGGATGGACTTCCCCTCCTCCTGCTGCACCAGGGACAAGCTCTCGCTCGACAACCTGCCCAAGAACCAGACCGCCTGCTACGCCAATCCTGACGACCCCATGTTCATGAACTCCGGG GGCTGTTTTGAGAAGATGAAATCAGAGTTCCAACAGAAGATTCTCATCATCGCTATCGTAGGAATCGCCATCGCAGCAGTCATG ATCCTTGGCATGGTGTTCTCCATCTGTATGGTGCGGAACATGGAGGAAAA GGAGGTTTGA